AAATTAATGGCAATCTATCAATGGTTTTATTTGCAGGCaatcaacagcaacagcagcatccaATGGCTGAGGAGGAGCTCTTTGGCGATTTACGTATGTACAAACAGCCAGGCCATCAATTTATGGCACATCTCACACACTCTAGTTGTTCTAATCCTAATTAATATAAACATGGAGCATATACTCGTAATTCCACCAGTGCCCAGCCCGAAAAGAGTGCTGGCTGGCTAATGAACAATCTGGAGGCATAAGTCAATCGACAATGCGCCTAATTAGGCcagggcatgggcatggggcatTGGCATCCGATTTGTGGGGAATTTTTAGTGGCTAATTGAACATTGTTCGTTGCTAGTGCCAGCGGCAGAACGATCCAAAGTGGCATCCAGTCTGTCCAACATTTGACGTCAGAACTTGTCCTCGTCATCGGAGTCCCATCTGGTCATAACAAGTAGAAATAGAAAAACGAAACTCCAGTCTATCCTGACCCCTTCGAAAACAATAGCTATCTAGTGCCATGCCCACCCACACATACGTAACGTTACGAACGAGTTTGCATAATGGCGAGCGTGTCTCTGATAGATACAAAAGTATCTACTGTATACTGtacattacgtatacgcagtGTATGCTCTCTGTCACCTGCAGAGGGAACAGAATAGagtcctggattatacaaaaACAGAGTCTAAATGGCAGTCTGTCGTTCAATACTCAAAGGGAATCACACGATAAGTTTTCCGCATGGGTCTAATACATATTTCCTCTGACAGAGGGAAAGTAAAGTTTTCCTAGAGTTTCGCAAGCCATTTGAAGCTTCGGTCCCGTCCGAAGTTGTCCCATCATGTTCTAGTTCTTGCACTAAATTGTTTCTGGCATTCTGACTTATTGATTTTCATGTTATTTTCCATTGCACACACCCTCTacctgccacctgccacctGACCGCTGCTCGCTGCCCCCATCCGTAGAGGACATTATCAATGCCAGCCTGGAGGTGAACGGCGGTGCAGGAGGCGGTGTAAATATGCCTCAGGTATTTCATCAGTCCACGTCCCTGCCGGTGATGCCATCGCCCATGCCGCTGGGCCAGATACAGAACCAGACACCGACATCCAAGAAGACGACGACAGGACCGAAGGCCAGCACCAAGACGGGTCCACACCTCCGCATCATCGAGGAGCCAACGAACAACATAATCCGCTTTCGCTACAAGTGCGAAGGACGCACGGCTGGCTCCATACCGGGCATGAGCACCAGCACGGAGACGGGCAAGACCTTCCCCACCATCGAGGTGTGCGACTACAACGGCCCCGTCACCGTGGTCGTCTCGTGCGTGACCAGCGACGAGCCCTACCGCCAGCATCCGCACTGGCTGGTCAGCAAGGAGGAGGCCGACTCCTGCAAGTCGGGCGTGTACGCCAAACGGCTGCCGCCGGAGGAGCGGCGTCTGGTGCTCCAAAAAGTGGGCATCCAGTGCGCCAAGAAACTGGAGATGCGCGACTCCCTGCTGGAACGGGAGCGAAAGAATGTGGATCCCTTTGGGGGTAGGTAAACCTCAATAGAGATTGATATTAAAGCCTGAATTTGcactacaaatatctctttttCTTCCTCATGGCAGCCAAATTCGATCACAAAGACCAAATCGATAAAATCAATCGGTACGAGCTGCGCCTCTGCTACCAGGCCTTCATCACAGTCGGAAACACCCGCGTGGCCCTGGATCCCATCGTTTCCTCCCCGATCTACGGCAAGAGCAACGAGCTGACAATCAGCCGCCTGTGCAGCTGCTCGGCCAAGGTGAGTGGCGGCGATGAGATCATTATGCTATGCGAGAAGATCTCCAAGGACGACATCGAGATACGCTTCTACGAGACGGACGACGATGGCCGGGAGCTGTGGCACGCCAATGCGGAGTTCCAGCCCACGGATGTGTTCAAGCAGATGGCGATTGCGTTCAAGACGCCGCGTTACAGGAATCCAGAGATCACACAGAGTGTTAATGTGAGGATATTTTCGAACCAAAAAGCCATGGATGTATTCTACTTTCTATTTCGTAATGTCTTGCAGGTGGAGCTCAAGCTGGTGCGACCCTCGGATGGAGCGACGAGCGCCCCGCTGCAGTTCGAGTACTACCCGAATCCAGGTATAGTAACCTTTGCCCGGCTGCAGCGAAAGCTGAAGCGTAAGCAGGAGATGGACGTGTTCCAGCAGATACTTTCCCTAGATAGCGAGACGACAGCCACCAAGTATTCGTGTCCGCCGCTCGATCTCAACGAGGACGAGAACAACACGGTCTCCTCGGACGATCAGCCGAGCTCGGGCACCCTCAACGACTTTGAGATCGCTgtcaaaaagcagctgatgcACCTGCAGCATCGCGGGGAGTCGCACGATGCGGATGGCAACACAATGACGGAGTACACGGACAACGACAACGAACCGGACATGGAGATCGAGCTGGAGGTGCCGCAGCTGCTGCCCCAGCTGGCCGATGACTGCACCCAGACCTCGACGCCCATGGAGGAGATCCTGCAGCATCCGCAGCTGCAGACGCGTCCCCTCAACAACGTGGACAAGATCACCGAGTGGATGAAGAGCAGCGAGTTTGAGCGGACGGACAGCCTGACCGTGGAGAACGGGGACACGCCCACCCTCTCGAACAGCACCGCCCAGACGGCCTTCACGAATGTGAGCAGCCTGACGGCCAACACGACCATAACGAACCAGCTGGACGAGCTGGAGGGGGCGGACGAGGGAGCTGGCTCCCGAAGGGATACCCTAGAGGATCCGGCACTCAAGGAGCTGCCCGAAGCCGATGGAGGTGCTGCACCTCAACCTCAAGAGGAAGTGGAAGGGGAGACAAAGGGGCAGAAAGAACCCGAGTCGGCCAGCGCCCAGGCCTCGGTGGATATCGATGAGAATTTTGATGAGACGGCCACGTACACGAGCCTGCAGATAGCCTTCAACAATCCGGTGGACATACCTAGGGACTGTGCCTCCTCCAGGCAGACATACGCCGCCACCAATCCCTTCAGCCAGATGGATGAGGACGAGCTGGTGGTGCTGACGAATCCACCAGCGCCGAGGATCAAAGTGAACGCGGCCCAGACCCCGGCCACGCCCCCCTCGCCCACACTGCCCCAGCTGCCGCCGCGTACACCGTCGCCGGATCCCGATCATCGTCTGCCGCCGTTGCCACCGAAGCCACAGAGGAACTCCCAGGATCTGAGCATTGTCAGCGATGGTTCGATCAATCGGTCGCGAAACGGGAGCCTCAGCTCCGCCAGGACCACGCCCTCGCCCATCATCATAATGCGCACGCCCGACCAGAGCCCCACCAAGCGCCAGCCGACGTCGACACCAAGTGGCTCGCCCAAGAAGCGCCAGGGATTCTTCTCGCGCTTCTTCTCGCGCCGCAAGAGcaaggccgaggaggaggacggGTCCTCCCTCACGGTGGCCGGAAGTCCCAGCAGGCAGGCCAGCACACCCACCGGCAGTAGGGAGCCGAGTGTGGCGCACTTTGCCCTGGGCGATCCCAACCGAAGCTCCAGCCGCTCCATGCAGCCGCCAAGCAACTGTGGTCGCAGTGGCCGTCCCGTGGGCCGCAGCTCGAGCAGTGTCTCGGGCAAGCGACCTGCCTACCTGGACGCCGATGTCATCCACATACCTCTGAAGGGCGGCGACAGCGAGAACAGCCTGCTCCGGCCCGAGAGCTACTCGAACGCTAGCACCCTCAGCTATGGTCGACCGCTGGACCGGAAGACCCTGAGCACACTGCAGCTGGCCGACATACCCATCAGCGACGGCAACATGGAACTGGTGGCCATTGCCGATCGCCAGAGCATCCGGAACTTGTGCGAGGGAGCCTACGGCGTGGTCCTCGATCCCAGCGTGGATCTCTCCGAGGCCGAGCACTTTGCTCTCTACACCAGCAAGTCCCCGGAGCCGCCATTTGGTGGGGACCAGGCGGGAGCTGGTGCCGATGATGGTCCTGGCGGGGCGGAGGCGACGGATTTCCTCAGTGCTGACGAGATAGCGCGACGTCTGGCCGAGGCCAATGGCTTACAGTGAAGCATAGGCGGGGGGACAAAGGGGGTTTCGGGTAACTGATGCGAGGGTTCGATGTAAAAGGGTTCTGTAAGAGTAGAGAACCCATCCTTAAGTATTGATTGATTGTATCCTACGAAGAGAACAACACTGGGATCACCACTTTGCGAttgtattttttaaaattaaatgcAAGAAAAGGGAGAAACCCCACAGCGACCAAGACATCAACTTGTATCCCTCCAATCTAAAAACCTGGTACCTGAGAGCAGACATAATTTTTGAAGTTTTTCGGAGCCCTTTTGGGTTGTATCAAACCTTCAAGAAAGCCATTGAACACCCTCGAATATTAACCAAATCAGTTACCCGAAACCGCACAAAAACTACAATAGTTTAActacaaaacaaaacaaaatcagAGCAGAACTATGGATATTTTCTAGTCGTTTTCTTTTTTCAGTATTAATTAACGCTTATCTTATCCCTCCCTCCCCCACTTAATAGTTTAGTCACCGATGAGAACACACAGAACCGAAtcgaacaaaaaaaattaatcGTCCTATCCGAATATATCTTTATAGAAAACCTAACCCAGCACAATCGTCTGGTGGCGCGCAAGACCGTTGAGACCCTTAAAAGGAATCTCATGAGCAGCGACTTCTCCGATTTCCATCAGAGTCCCAAGCAGCCCAAAACGTCCTGTAAGTTCTCTCTCGCATTTCC
The sequence above is a segment of the Drosophila miranda strain MSH22 chromosome 4, D.miranda_PacBio2.1, whole genome shotgun sequence genome. Coding sequences within it:
- the LOC108162026 gene encoding dorsal-related immunity factor Dif isoform X2 encodes the protein MAEEELFGDLQDIINASLEVNGGAGGGVNMPQVFHQSTSLPVMPSPMPLGQIQNQTPTSKKTTTGPKASTKTGPHLRIIEEPTNNIIRFRYKCEGRTAGSIPGMSTSTETGKTFPTIEVCDYNGPVTVVVSCVTSDEPYRQHPHWLVSKEEADSCKSGVYAKRLPPEERRLVLQKVGIQCAKKLEMRDSLLERERKNVDPFGAKFDHKDQIDKINRYELRLCYQAFITVGNTRVALDPIVSSPIYGKSNELTISRLCSCSAKVSGGDEIIMLCEKISKDDIEIRFYETDDDGRELWHANAEFQPTDVFKQMAIAFKTPRYRNPEITQSVNVELKLVRPSDGATSAPLQFEYYPNPENLTQHNRLVARKTVETLKRNLMSSDFSDFHQSPKQPKTSLVQPPQITMTTAPAPHMSPGMGMMYAGGSPHFMHEIKVEYPYMDVDSRSSQCASVDYNFPSPRSTCSTTDGIPPMRIGPNNNLYQILDMGTTLQEPASYARNGCSPTAFSGGSMTPINHNNNTNSNNMINNNFLSLKLGTMNPPSITPPQQMDQAIKQQYLAQESQPAPHFLQQTQPEQQHLQQQQLLQNQQYPQQTQPQPQLEGQNQSFSDLILSSTLMDLGPIDTNDLIQGMEETLSSLGLTGGGGVGGVGAGAMQMNNHYNNY
- the LOC108162026 gene encoding embryonic polarity protein dorsal isoform X1, which translates into the protein MAEEELFGDLQDIINASLEVNGGAGGGVNMPQVFHQSTSLPVMPSPMPLGQIQNQTPTSKKTTTGPKASTKTGPHLRIIEEPTNNIIRFRYKCEGRTAGSIPGMSTSTETGKTFPTIEVCDYNGPVTVVVSCVTSDEPYRQHPHWLVSKEEADSCKSGVYAKRLPPEERRLVLQKVGIQCAKKLEMRDSLLERERKNVDPFGAKFDHKDQIDKINRYELRLCYQAFITVGNTRVALDPIVSSPIYGKSNELTISRLCSCSAKVSGGDEIIMLCEKISKDDIEIRFYETDDDGRELWHANAEFQPTDVFKQMAIAFKTPRYRNPEITQSVNVELKLVRPSDGATSAPLQFEYYPNPGIVTFARLQRKLKRKQEMDVFQQILSLDSETTATKYSCPPLDLNEDENNTVSSDDQPSSGTLNDFEIAVKKQLMHLQHRGESHDADGNTMTEYTDNDNEPDMEIELEVPQLLPQLADDCTQTSTPMEEILQHPQLQTRPLNNVDKITEWMKSSEFERTDSLTVENGDTPTLSNSTAQTAFTNVSSLTANTTITNQLDELEGADEGAGSRRDTLEDPALKELPEADGGAAPQPQEEVEGETKGQKEPESASAQASVDIDENFDETATYTSLQIAFNNPVDIPRDCASSRQTYAATNPFSQMDEDELVVLTNPPAPRIKVNAAQTPATPPSPTLPQLPPRTPSPDPDHRLPPLPPKPQRNSQDLSIVSDGSINRSRNGSLSSARTTPSPIIIMRTPDQSPTKRQPTSTPSGSPKKRQGFFSRFFSRRKSKAEEEDGSSLTVAGSPSRQASTPTGSREPSVAHFALGDPNRSSSRSMQPPSNCGRSGRPVGRSSSSVSGKRPAYLDADVIHIPLKGGDSENSLLRPESYSNASTLSYGRPLDRKTLSTLQLADIPISDGNMELVAIADRQSIRNLCEGAYGVVLDPSVDLSEAEHFALYTSKSPEPPFGGDQAGAGADDGPGGAEATDFLSADEIARRLAEANGLQ